A genomic window from Planococcus rifietoensis includes:
- a CDS encoding DsrE/DsrF/DrsH-like family protein, with translation MAEQKKTTIVLFSGDYDKAMAAYIIANGAAAYDHEVTIFHTFWGLNALRKENPPAIKKGRLETMFSKMMPRGADKLGLSNMQFGGMGPKLIKQVMKKHNAMPLPDLIEMAQEQDIKLVACTMTMDLLGLQKEELLDDIVYAGVAAYLGDAEDGNVNLFI, from the coding sequence ATGGCAGAACAGAAGAAGACAACAATCGTACTTTTCAGCGGAGATTATGACAAAGCAATGGCCGCTTACATTATCGCAAACGGGGCAGCAGCTTACGATCACGAAGTTACCATTTTCCATACATTCTGGGGATTGAATGCACTCCGCAAAGAAAATCCGCCAGCAATCAAAAAAGGCCGTCTCGAAACGATGTTCTCAAAAATGATGCCGCGCGGCGCTGATAAACTTGGCCTTTCCAATATGCAATTCGGGGGCATGGGCCCGAAACTGATCAAGCAAGTGATGAAAAAGCATAACGCAATGCCTTTGCCGGATCTGATCGAGATGGCTCAGGAGCAAGACATTAAATTGGTTGCCTGCACGATGACAATGGATCTTTTAGGTTTACAGAAGGAAGAGTTGCTTGACGATATCGTCTATGCAGGAGTTGCTGCTTACCTTGGCGACGCAGAAGACGGCAACGTCAACTTGTTTATCTAA
- a CDS encoding heavy-metal-associated domain-containing protein, producing the protein MRKMTIFVTEAKSQRPIRELEDLLLKEPGVERALVNVADGEVKLELDETEIKESQIIRLIKEAGFHVE; encoded by the coding sequence ATGAGAAAAATGACGATATTTGTAACGGAAGCGAAATCACAACGCCCCATTCGCGAACTGGAGGATTTACTGCTGAAAGAGCCAGGCGTTGAACGGGCTTTGGTGAACGTAGCAGATGGCGAAGTCAAACTGGAGCTGGACGAAACGGAGATCAAGGAAAGCCAGATTATCCGTCTCATTAAAGAAGCGGGATTTCACGTGGAGTGA
- the topB gene encoding type IA DNA topoisomerase: MKPVIVAEKPSQAKAYGDAFKTVKREGYMEVAPNPIFPEGAFITWGIGHLVELKEPKAYDPKWGKWSLASLPILPVEYQFQVARGKSKQFNIIKKLMKETDTVINACDVDREGSNIFYSIYRQTGVRGKKIKRLWINSLEVDEVREGFRNLRDNKEDLRLYEEARARQISDWLVGMNGSRLYSLLLQERGIHEVFAIGRVQTPTVFLIYQRQKEIEAFKPEPFYEIEGKFKAAKGSYKGKAKLKAKERKKAEELLAAHELTDGKAQGHIKELKTAEKQIPPQPLHSLSSLQAAANRKWKYSPQKVLSAMQKLYEKKLVSYPRTDSRHITSAEFGYLSAQVESYQKLIDAPFPIASKTPKKRFVDNTKVQEHYAIIPTKSLPTARKIEGLPQDERHLYEEVMRTTLGMFHRDYRYAETKVVTDVKGLEFHTTGRIELDKGWKSLFPTAKETKQDPPLPELAAHEQVAAAVAIIEGTTTAPKPYTEGQLIAMMKTCGKFAEDVADSEILKEVEGLGTEATRSGIIETIKRHNYIEVKRNIVSVTEKGRMLCQAIEGNLLSSPSMTAKWESYLKKIGKGEGSSEVFLATIGKFIEKLLQDVPEQLRNNGMPDQMPALQGTEIAICPRCRKGSIVSRRGSYGCTEHANGCKQSFPSVFLKKRLTAKHIEYLCTRGKTPVIKGFVSKNGKKFNASLELEEGKLKMKF; this comes from the coding sequence ATGAAACCAGTAATTGTAGCCGAAAAGCCGAGCCAGGCGAAAGCGTATGGCGATGCGTTCAAGACGGTGAAGCGGGAAGGCTATATGGAAGTGGCGCCGAATCCGATTTTCCCAGAAGGTGCGTTCATTACCTGGGGCATCGGCCATCTCGTCGAACTGAAAGAGCCGAAAGCCTACGACCCGAAATGGGGCAAATGGTCGCTCGCTTCTTTGCCGATTCTGCCGGTCGAATACCAATTCCAAGTAGCGCGCGGCAAATCGAAGCAATTCAATATCATCAAAAAACTCATGAAAGAAACCGATACTGTCATCAATGCCTGCGACGTAGACCGCGAAGGCTCGAATATTTTTTACAGCATCTACCGGCAGACCGGCGTGCGCGGCAAAAAAATTAAACGGCTGTGGATCAATTCACTCGAAGTGGATGAAGTGCGCGAAGGGTTCCGCAATTTGCGCGACAACAAGGAAGACCTGCGCCTGTACGAAGAAGCGCGGGCGCGTCAAATCAGCGACTGGCTGGTCGGCATGAACGGCTCAAGGCTTTACTCACTGCTGCTTCAAGAGCGCGGCATCCACGAAGTATTTGCGATCGGACGCGTCCAGACGCCGACGGTATTTTTGATCTATCAGCGCCAAAAGGAAATCGAGGCGTTCAAGCCGGAGCCGTTCTACGAAATCGAAGGGAAATTCAAAGCCGCGAAAGGCAGCTATAAAGGAAAAGCGAAACTGAAAGCGAAAGAGCGTAAAAAAGCGGAAGAGCTCCTGGCTGCCCATGAGTTGACGGACGGTAAAGCGCAAGGCCACATCAAAGAATTGAAGACGGCGGAGAAGCAGATCCCGCCGCAGCCGCTGCACTCCTTATCCAGCTTGCAGGCAGCCGCGAACCGGAAATGGAAATACAGCCCGCAAAAAGTGCTGTCAGCAATGCAGAAGCTCTATGAGAAGAAGCTGGTGAGCTATCCGCGGACCGATTCGCGCCATATCACATCGGCAGAGTTCGGCTATTTGTCAGCCCAAGTGGAGAGTTACCAAAAGCTTATCGATGCACCGTTTCCGATTGCTTCAAAAACACCGAAAAAGCGTTTCGTCGATAACACAAAAGTGCAGGAGCATTATGCCATCATCCCGACGAAGAGCTTGCCGACAGCCCGTAAAATCGAAGGGTTGCCGCAGGACGAACGGCATTTATACGAAGAAGTGATGCGTACGACGCTCGGCATGTTCCACCGGGATTACCGATATGCCGAAACGAAAGTCGTAACTGATGTCAAAGGGCTTGAGTTCCATACAACGGGCCGGATAGAACTCGACAAAGGCTGGAAATCCTTATTTCCAACAGCCAAAGAAACGAAGCAGGATCCGCCGCTACCTGAATTGGCGGCACACGAGCAAGTGGCGGCAGCGGTTGCCATTATTGAAGGCACGACCACTGCGCCGAAGCCCTATACGGAAGGGCAGCTGATCGCCATGATGAAAACCTGCGGGAAGTTCGCGGAAGACGTAGCCGACAGCGAAATTCTCAAGGAAGTCGAAGGGCTCGGGACAGAAGCGACGCGCAGCGGCATCATTGAAACGATTAAGCGGCATAATTATATTGAGGTTAAGAGAAATATCGTATCAGTCACAGAAAAAGGGCGCATGCTATGCCAAGCGATTGAAGGCAATTTGCTGTCGAGCCCATCGATGACCGCAAAATGGGAAAGCTATTTGAAGAAAATCGGCAAAGGCGAAGGCTCGTCGGAAGTGTTTCTTGCCACTATTGGAAAATTCATCGAGAAGCTGCTGCAAGATGTCCCGGAGCAGTTGCGCAATAATGGCATGCCAGATCAAATGCCAGCCTTGCAAGGAACGGAAATTGCGATATGCCCGCGCTGCCGAAAAGGCTCGATTGTTTCGCGCAGGGGCTCATATGGCTGTACGGAACACGCCAATGGATGCAAGCAGTCGTTTCCATCGGTATTTTTGAAAAAAAGGTTGACCGCCAAACATATCGAATACTTATGCACCAGAGGGAAAACCCCTGTCATTAAAGGATTCGTTTCGAAGAACGGCAAAAAGTTCAATGCCAGCCTGGAATTGGAAGAAGGCAAATTGAAAATGAAGTTTTGA
- a CDS encoding sulfurtransferase TusA family protein: protein MNADKVLDAKGLACPMPIVKTRKEMKDMDSGQVLEIQATDKGASADLTAWAKSGGHELLEEQVDGDVLKFWIKKG, encoded by the coding sequence ATGAACGCAGATAAAGTACTAGACGCAAAAGGCTTGGCTTGCCCAATGCCGATCGTAAAAACAAGAAAAGAAATGAAAGACATGGATTCCGGGCAAGTCTTGGAAATCCAAGCAACAGATAAAGGCGCTTCAGCAGATTTGACTGCTTGGGCGAAATCAGGCGGCCACGAGCTCTTGGAAGAGCAAGTCGATGGCGACGTGCTGAAGTTCTGGATCAAAAAGGGCTGA
- a CDS encoding MBL fold metallo-hydrolase translates to MTVKFASAEEIAEKVMNNEPVAILDVRSKEDVENWHVEGSQVELHNIPFNKIEESSEEINKLPKEKPLYTMCAKGNTSKKAAEYLQDQGFENIISIEGGMASWSEQLEPVKIGDLKTGGAIYQFVRVGKGCLSYLIESDGEAAVVDAARMTEPYENFAKEHSAKITHVLDTHLHADHISGGRRLAEQFGAQYHLPPEDADEVVFGYEPVEDGTIVEVGKAKVKAFYSPGHTIGSTSFIVDDEYLLTGDILFIESIGRPDLAGKATDWAEDLHETLYERYDDLSKDLIVLPAHYADVKEMNEDGSVHKKLSELYNQNEGLNIDDEERFIKRVTENLKEQPNAYEDIRKTNMGKIIPSEDEQKEMETGPNNCAV, encoded by the coding sequence ATGACAGTTAAGTTTGCATCTGCTGAAGAAATTGCAGAAAAAGTAATGAACAATGAACCTGTTGCCATTCTCGATGTCCGCAGCAAAGAAGATGTGGAAAATTGGCATGTAGAAGGCAGCCAAGTGGAATTGCATAATATTCCGTTCAATAAAATAGAAGAAAGCAGCGAAGAAATCAACAAGCTGCCGAAGGAAAAGCCGCTCTATACAATGTGTGCAAAAGGCAATACATCGAAGAAAGCGGCGGAGTACCTGCAGGACCAAGGATTTGAAAACATCATTTCCATTGAAGGCGGGATGGCTTCCTGGAGTGAACAATTGGAACCGGTGAAAATTGGGGACTTGAAGACTGGCGGCGCGATCTATCAATTTGTCCGGGTCGGCAAGGGCTGCCTGTCTTATTTGATTGAATCGGATGGCGAAGCGGCAGTGGTCGATGCGGCACGAATGACCGAACCGTATGAAAACTTCGCAAAAGAGCATTCGGCGAAAATCACTCATGTGTTGGATACCCATCTCCATGCCGACCACATTTCAGGCGGCCGAAGATTGGCCGAACAGTTCGGCGCACAGTATCACTTGCCGCCGGAAGACGCAGATGAAGTGGTATTCGGTTATGAACCAGTTGAAGATGGAACAATCGTGGAAGTAGGGAAAGCCAAGGTCAAGGCATTCTATTCGCCTGGCCACACGATCGGCAGTACCTCATTTATCGTCGACGATGAATATTTGCTGACAGGCGATATCCTGTTCATTGAATCGATCGGCCGTCCGGACCTTGCAGGGAAAGCGACGGATTGGGCAGAAGACCTGCATGAAACGCTTTATGAACGCTACGATGACCTGTCGAAAGACTTAATTGTCTTGCCTGCACATTATGCAGACGTCAAAGAAATGAACGAAGACGGCAGCGTCCACAAAAAACTCAGCGAGCTGTACAATCAAAATGAAGGGCTCAATATCGATGATGAAGAACGTTTCATCAAACGTGTGACGGAAAACTTGAAAGAGCAACCGAACGCTTATGAAGATATCCGCAAAACGAATATGGGGAAAATCATCCCATCCGAAGACGAACAAAAAGAAATGGAAACCGGCCCGAACAACTGCGCGGTCTAA
- a CDS encoding metal-sensitive transcriptional regulator, giving the protein MEYDKKIENRLKRIEGQLRGVIKMVEADGECRDVVTQLSAVRSAVDRTIGVIVSENLQSCVRDSLEKGESTEDVVKEAVELLVKSR; this is encoded by the coding sequence ATGGAATACGATAAAAAGATTGAAAACCGCCTCAAGCGGATTGAAGGCCAATTGCGCGGAGTCATCAAAATGGTCGAAGCAGACGGTGAATGCCGTGATGTAGTGACCCAGCTGTCAGCAGTAAGAAGCGCAGTGGACCGGACGATCGGAGTCATTGTCAGTGAAAACTTGCAGTCTTGTGTACGCGATAGCTTGGAAAAAGGCGAAAGTACGGAAGACGTCGTAAAAGAAGCGGTCGAGCTTCTCGTAAAAAGCCGTTAA
- a CDS encoding rhodanese-like domain-containing protein gives MKSMTTQEVQEYIKNNPEASLIDVRETEEVAAGKIPGAVNIPLGLLEFRLPDIDKSKEHIMICRSGNRSGMASRLLEDRGYNVINMDGGMMNWEGDTE, from the coding sequence ATGAAAAGCATGACTACACAAGAAGTTCAGGAATACATCAAAAACAACCCTGAGGCGTCGCTGATCGATGTGCGCGAAACAGAAGAAGTCGCTGCAGGAAAAATTCCAGGAGCCGTCAATATTCCACTTGGCCTGTTGGAGTTCCGCTTGCCGGATATCGATAAATCGAAAGAACATATCATGATTTGCCGTTCTGGCAACCGCAGTGGCATGGCCAGCCGGTTATTGGAAGACCGCGGCTATAACGTTATCAATATGGACGGCGGCATGATGAACTGGGAAGGCGACACCGAGTAA
- a CDS encoding rhodanese-like domain-containing protein: MEWLLWIAVGVIAYFAISRFTAPTKGIKTMSTDELKPALGKKDKQYIDVRTPAEFKANHIKGFKNIPLNDLPKRVNELSKDKETLVICQSGMRSSRASQLLKKNGFTNIVNIRGGMSSYRG; encoded by the coding sequence ATGGAATGGTTGCTCTGGATTGCAGTCGGGGTTATTGCCTATTTCGCGATCTCCCGCTTTACTGCACCAACTAAAGGAATCAAGACAATGTCCACTGACGAACTGAAACCTGCACTCGGCAAGAAAGATAAGCAGTATATCGATGTCCGGACGCCTGCAGAGTTCAAAGCGAACCATATTAAAGGCTTCAAGAACATTCCATTGAATGATTTGCCGAAGCGTGTAAATGAATTGTCGAAGGACAAAGAAACACTGGTCATCTGCCAAAGCGGCATGCGCAGCAGCAGAGCGAGCCAATTATTGAAGAAAAACGGATTTACCAATATAGTGAATATCAGAGGCGGAATGAGCAGTTACCGCGGATAA
- a CDS encoding SLC13 family permease yields the protein MRNSKLVPRILAFLLAAGFALLWAFGLLDAYTDDQKLTLLLLGIAIGLWTVSAMPLGASSLLVLGLLLLFRLTEEPEQAFAGFLSDALYFILALTLISKVLVKARADQVFVGVLLKMSKGKVQRLLVGLPLLIVFLPILLPSAVARFRILEPIIEQVNDRFALGKRSVFRQFSFYVIGMMNQNSTMIVFTGGGFPILAAQLLSDFGGIQISWLGWFVRIAPALWLSLLLVSFGVWFFFKRRSGAVPQMEQMEFAPAARLPERFWWVIIPFFAMIISWIVIDQEQIPLIVGPFLLLAYYALPVNGLVDDRLVRDYDWETFLLLGASFSLGYLIEENGTAGVLASQLIQLLPAGMGQGVNIIFIACLIFLLRFLFVVPSTSMIVIFPIIVSFAEMLGLPILPMAFLLIMIIGGVTILPIHSPTTFLAFQKGAFSQREQLLIGSFSSAVITAIAILFAVFIW from the coding sequence GTGAGAAACTCTAAGCTAGTGCCGCGTATTCTTGCTTTTCTGCTGGCCGCCGGTTTTGCTCTTTTATGGGCGTTCGGTTTATTGGATGCTTATACGGATGACCAGAAACTGACGCTGCTATTGCTTGGCATCGCCATTGGTTTGTGGACGGTAAGCGCCATGCCGCTCGGCGCTTCGAGTCTTCTGGTGCTCGGCCTGCTGCTGCTTTTCCGTTTAACGGAAGAGCCGGAGCAGGCTTTTGCCGGTTTTCTGTCGGATGCGCTTTATTTTATCCTGGCACTGACTTTGATTTCCAAAGTGCTGGTGAAAGCGAGAGCCGATCAAGTCTTTGTCGGCGTGTTATTGAAAATGAGCAAAGGGAAAGTCCAGCGGCTATTGGTCGGCTTGCCGCTATTGATCGTCTTTTTGCCGATCCTGCTGCCTTCCGCTGTCGCCAGGTTCCGCATTCTTGAGCCGATCATCGAGCAAGTGAACGACCGTTTTGCACTCGGCAAGAGAAGCGTGTTCCGCCAATTCAGCTTTTATGTCATCGGCATGATGAACCAGAACTCGACGATGATCGTCTTCACCGGCGGCGGATTCCCGATTTTAGCGGCTCAATTGCTGAGTGATTTCGGAGGCATCCAAATTTCATGGCTCGGCTGGTTTGTGCGCATCGCACCTGCGCTTTGGCTGTCACTGCTATTGGTCAGTTTCGGTGTCTGGTTCTTCTTTAAACGCCGCAGTGGTGCCGTGCCTCAGATGGAGCAGATGGAATTTGCACCTGCCGCCCGCTTGCCGGAACGTTTTTGGTGGGTGATCATTCCGTTTTTCGCCATGATCATCAGCTGGATCGTCATCGATCAGGAACAGATTCCGCTTATCGTGGGGCCTTTCCTGTTGCTCGCTTATTATGCATTGCCGGTGAATGGGCTTGTTGATGACCGGCTCGTCCGGGATTACGACTGGGAAACTTTCCTATTGCTCGGCGCCTCATTTTCACTTGGCTATTTAATAGAAGAAAACGGAACGGCCGGTGTCCTGGCGAGCCAATTGATTCAACTGCTGCCAGCAGGAATGGGCCAGGGGGTAAATATTATTTTTATCGCTTGTCTCATTTTCCTATTGCGCTTTTTGTTTGTCGTGCCTTCCACATCGATGATTGTCATTTTTCCAATCATCGTCAGTTTTGCAGAAATGTTGGGCTTGCCGATTTTGCCAATGGCGTTTTTATTGATCATGATCATCGGCGGCGTCACCATCTTGCCGATTCATTCCCCCACAACTTTTTTAGCTTTTCAAAAAGGGGCATTTTCCCAGCGTGAACAATTGCTCATCGGCAGTTTTTCAAGTGCTGTCATCACGGCAATCGCCATCCTTTTTGCGGTTTTCATCTGGTGA
- a CDS encoding sulfite exporter TauE/SafE family protein, translating to MSIDFMIVIFLIGFVGSFISGMVGIGGSIIKYPMLLYIPVMLGYTAFSAHEVSGISAIQVFFATIAGVWAYRGSGYLNKSLIAYMGGAILVGSFIGGYGSTLLSESAINIVYAILATIAVVMMFIPKKGLDDIPADQVTFNKWIAASLAFIVGIAAGIVGAAGAFILVPIMLVVLRIPTRMTIATSLAITFISSIGSTVGKIVTDQILYGPAAVMIVASILAAPLGAKVGQKANTKLLQWILSLLILGTAIKIWLDIL from the coding sequence ATGAGTATTGATTTTATGATTGTTATTTTCTTGATCGGTTTTGTCGGTTCCTTTATTTCGGGGATGGTCGGAATCGGCGGTTCCATCATCAAGTATCCGATGCTGTTATATATCCCGGTCATGCTGGGATACACGGCATTTTCAGCACATGAAGTATCAGGCATCAGTGCCATTCAAGTATTCTTCGCGACAATCGCGGGGGTATGGGCATACCGGGGCAGTGGCTATTTGAATAAGTCCCTCATCGCCTATATGGGCGGCGCCATTTTAGTCGGGAGCTTTATCGGCGGGTACGGCTCGACTCTTTTGTCTGAGTCGGCTATCAACATCGTCTATGCCATCCTGGCAACCATCGCAGTCGTCATGATGTTCATCCCGAAAAAAGGCTTGGATGACATTCCGGCAGATCAAGTGACATTCAATAAGTGGATTGCTGCAAGCCTGGCGTTCATCGTCGGAATTGCGGCAGGAATCGTTGGTGCAGCAGGCGCCTTCATTCTGGTGCCGATCATGCTGGTCGTCTTGCGTATTCCAACTCGCATGACCATTGCGACTTCGTTGGCGATTACATTTATCTCATCCATCGGTTCAACGGTCGGTAAAATCGTCACCGACCAGATCCTGTATGGTCCGGCTGCCGTGATGATCGTGGCCAGTATCCTGGCAGCTCCATTGGGTGCAAAAGTGGGCCAAAAAGCGAACACCAAATTATTGCAGTGGATCTTGTCGCTGTTGATTTTAGGTACAGCGATCAAAATTTGGCTCGATATTCTATAA
- a CDS encoding DUF302 domain-containing protein, translated as MFDYTVTTSKSVDEAVASLEENLKEEQFGVLWNFDLTAKLQEKGQDFDTSYKILEVCNPKEANTVLSENLMVGYFLPCKIVVYKDGEETKIGMPKPTSLIGMAEDGGKLTEVAADIENRLISCIDRTA; from the coding sequence ATGTTTGATTACACCGTTACGACTAGCAAATCTGTAGATGAAGCAGTGGCATCGCTCGAGGAAAACTTGAAAGAAGAGCAGTTCGGCGTCTTATGGAACTTCGATTTGACGGCAAAACTTCAGGAAAAGGGGCAGGACTTCGATACATCTTATAAAATCTTGGAAGTGTGCAATCCGAAAGAAGCGAATACGGTACTCTCTGAAAACTTGATGGTCGGCTATTTCCTGCCATGCAAAATCGTTGTTTATAAAGATGGGGAAGAAACGAAGATTGGCATGCCAAAGCCGACCTCACTGATTGGCATGGCTGAAGATGGCGGCAAATTGACTGAAGTGGCTGCAGATATCGAAAACCGCTTGATCAGCTGCATCGACCGAACCGCATAA
- a CDS encoding sulfurtransferase TusA family protein, giving the protein MVQTDKVLDAKGLACPMPIVKTKKVMKDMGSGEVLEVQATDKGSTADLQAWAKSSGHEYIGTETEGDVLLHYLRKDGANEVEETIEIPEVSLADFQARVENGDSLNILDVREQEEYDEAHIPGVKHIPLGEVENRMNELDQNQEIYIICYSGRRSGVAGDMMAKKGFKTLYNVVPGMRDWTGKTE; this is encoded by the coding sequence ATGGTTCAAACAGATAAAGTATTGGACGCTAAAGGGCTCGCATGCCCAATGCCGATCGTCAAGACGAAAAAGGTAATGAAAGACATGGGTTCTGGTGAAGTATTGGAAGTCCAAGCAACTGATAAAGGGTCCACAGCCGATTTGCAGGCATGGGCGAAAAGCTCGGGCCATGAATACATCGGTACGGAAACAGAAGGGGACGTGTTGCTTCATTACTTGCGCAAAGACGGCGCAAATGAAGTAGAAGAGACGATTGAAATCCCTGAAGTATCGCTCGCTGATTTTCAAGCACGCGTTGAAAACGGTGATTCGTTGAACATTTTGGATGTTCGCGAGCAAGAAGAATACGATGAAGCGCATATCCCTGGCGTCAAGCATATTCCGCTCGGTGAAGTGGAAAATCGCATGAACGAATTGGATCAAAACCAAGAAATTTACATCATCTGCTATTCAGGCCGCAGAAGCGGAGTTGCTGGCGACATGATGGCGAAAAAAGGGTTCAAGACTTTGTATAACGTAGTGCCTGGCATGCGTGATTGGACTGGCAAAACCGAGTAA
- a CDS encoding MBL fold metallo-hydrolase, with protein MSVKAMTAAQVARKVIDNEPLFILDVRNGDAFADWKIEGGNIQYLNIPYFDLLDGVEEVIDQLPKDRDILVVCAKEGSSIMVADMLADEGVETAYLSGGMKAWSEHLEPVKVGDLKDGGELYQFVRIGKGCLSYMAISGGEAAVIDATRMTDVFLNFAQEKGAAIKHVFDSHLHADHISGGRQIAQATGATYYLPPADAEEVVFDYTPLEGGFDAAFGNSKVEALYSPGHTIGSTSFIVDDQYLMTGDILFIDSIGRPDLAGLAEDWVGDLRESLYSRYQALANELVVLPAHFMIMDELNEDGSVAKKLGDLFKENHGLNIEDEQEFRDMVTKNLPPQPNAYQDIRKTNMGKITPEDEMQREMEIGPNRCAVR; from the coding sequence ATGTCAGTAAAAGCAATGACAGCGGCGCAAGTAGCCCGCAAAGTAATTGATAACGAACCATTGTTCATCCTTGATGTCCGCAACGGCGACGCATTCGCTGATTGGAAAATCGAAGGAGGCAACATCCAGTACTTGAACATTCCATATTTTGATTTATTGGACGGCGTTGAAGAAGTCATCGATCAATTGCCGAAAGACCGCGATATTTTGGTCGTCTGCGCCAAAGAAGGATCTTCCATCATGGTGGCAGATATGCTTGCGGATGAAGGCGTGGAAACGGCTTATCTATCAGGCGGCATGAAAGCATGGAGCGAGCACTTGGAGCCGGTGAAAGTCGGCGATTTGAAAGATGGCGGAGAACTTTACCAATTTGTCCGCATCGGCAAAGGCTGCTTGTCTTACATGGCTATTTCAGGCGGGGAAGCGGCAGTCATTGACGCGACTCGCATGACGGATGTCTTCTTGAACTTCGCGCAGGAAAAAGGCGCAGCGATCAAGCACGTATTCGATTCCCACCTTCACGCGGACCATATCTCAGGCGGCCGCCAAATTGCACAAGCGACAGGCGCAACGTATTACTTGCCGCCAGCTGACGCTGAAGAAGTGGTGTTCGATTATACACCGCTTGAAGGCGGCTTTGACGCGGCATTCGGCAACTCGAAAGTTGAAGCGCTCTACTCGCCAGGACACACAATCGGTTCGACTTCATTCATCGTTGATGATCAGTACTTGATGACAGGTGATATCCTGTTCATCGATTCTATCGGACGCCCGGACCTTGCAGGGCTAGCGGAAGACTGGGTTGGCGATTTGCGCGAATCTCTATACAGCCGCTACCAAGCGCTTGCAAACGAATTGGTCGTTTTGCCGGCTCACTTCATGATCATGGATGAATTGAACGAAGACGGCAGCGTGGCGAAAAAATTGGGCGACTTGTTCAAAGAAAATCACGGATTGAATATCGAAGATGAGCAGGAGTTCCGCGATATGGTGACAAAGAATCTGCCACCACAGCCGAATGCTTACCAGGATATCCGCAAGACCAATATGGGCAAGATTACGCCAGAAGACGAAATGCAACGTGAAATGGAAATCGGCCCGAACCGCTGCGCCGTACGTTAA